The region ACATGGAGATATCCCGATCTTCGGAACAGGAAACTGTGTGCTGGTGATCTTCTTTTGGGTTTTCCCTATAGGAATTAGGCGACGGCTCGCGGTGGGGATGAGTGGTTTCGGGAGTGGGGTCTGGGTGCGTGGAGGAGAGGGGAGGGGTGCGTGGGATGAGTCTAAGGCGCGTGCGCTTGCGAATGTGTTTGATTTGGTTTTTGGTGGCCTGGACGTCCTGATAGAGGTCGAAGGCTTTGGTTGTGAAGTGATAGTCGTTGGAGCTTTGTTGGAATTTGCCTTGCGTGTTTAGGAAGCGGACGGCTTTGGTTTTCAGATAATTTTTTGACTCTAACGAA is a window of Oligoflexus sp. DNA encoding:
- a CDS encoding helix-turn-helix domain-containing protein: MSQAQLSYNSPEHPAFSGGRYLKAFDHLHDIDHYEHSILTYLGSLMPFDKGFIDHPAFPSIATIARCTKISESTVRKKLRSLESKNYLKTKAVRFLNTQGKFQQSSNDYHFTTKAFDLYQDVQATKNQIKHIRKRTRLRLIPRTPPLSSTHPDPTPETTHPHREPSPNSYRENPKEDHQHTVSCSEDRDISM